The DNA sequence CTTCGGTGAATAAAGGCACTTCGAGTAAACTATCAGCATTTTGAACTAATTTGGGATTAAGTCTGACTCGAATATCTATTAATCGATTATCTTTTTGTAGTTGAGAAACCACTAAACCGCTAACAGTAGTTTGTAAAGAGTCAGCAATATCGCTTATATTTAAGTTATAGTTAGCTAAACGAATTAAATCAGGCTCAATCACAATTTCTGGTTGGGTTGGGTCTGCATCGGGGCGAAAATTACTTAATTTTGCTTGTTGATCAAGAATTTCGATTACTTTTCTTCCTGCTTCTTCAAGAATTTGTTGGTCATTTCCTTGTAAAACAACATCAATATCTGCTCTTACAGGAGAGTTATTTAAAATTAGTCCTCTGACACTCCCTGCAGAGACTCGCAGACGAATATCAACTAAATTTAATTCTTGTAGTTTCTGATTGAGATTGCTGATATATTTATCAATATTAGTATTGGGTTTGAGGGTAATATTGCTAGAACCTCTCAAGACATTTTCACTGGTAGAACTAGAAAATAAAAATCCTCCAGAGGTTGTGAAAACGTATTCGGTTTCTGGCTGTTCAAGGATGATTTCATCTACTAACCCCATAACTTTTCTGTTGGTGGGTAAAGTCGTACCGGGGGGAAATTGAGCAAATAGGTTTACTTGGCCTGTGTTAATACTCGGTAAGATTTCTTGGGGGAGTTGTTGTGCTAATGACCATGATGTTAGACCAAAACTCAAAAAGATACTCAAGACGATTAGCCAACGAATTTTGAGCAAAAAACTTAATGTTGCGGTATAACCATTATTAGCCGCACTAAAAGCCTTATTAAACCAAGAAATTACGAAAAAACGCCTTATTTGACTGGAAAACTGAATTGCTAACAACCTAGATGTAAGCATAGGCACAACGGTTAAAGCAACAACGATGGAAGCGGCAACGGCAAAACTGATGGTTAAGACTAATTCGTTAAATAAAAGAGAAATAAAGCCACCAATCATTAAAAAGGGTAAAACTGCCACAAGGTTTGTGCTAGTGGAAGCAACTAGAGCTGATTCTACTTCAGAAGCACTTTTAACAGATTGATTGAGAATTTGACGGCGATAAATTCCTTTTTCTTCTACTATGGGGTCATGGATTAGTTTTTCTGTTCCTTCGATAATGGTTTCTAACATTACAATGGAGTTATCCACCACGATACCAACCCCTAAAGCTAATCCTCCTAAACTAAAAATATTCAGGGTTAAACCAAACACTTTCATCATGATTACTGCCGCCAAAGTGGCTAGGGGTATGGAGATGACGATAATCAATGTTTGACGCAATGAACCTAAAAATAATAAAACTGCGATCGCAGCTAACGCAGTACCAATTAAACCAGAGGTAATAACATTATTGATGGAATTGCGGATGAAAATAGACTCGTCAAGGGTGGGTAAAATAACTATATCTTCTGGGATAACATTGCCATTGCGTAATTCTTCTATTTTGGCTTTGACATCTTCTACCACTTCGATGGTATTTGCTTCGGGTTGCTTTTGAACACTAATTTTAACAGCAGGTGTACCATTTAAAGAGACAAAAATGCGTTGCTCTTGCGCTCCATCAATAATATCTGCAAATTCCGTTAAATAAACTCTATTGTTGGAATTAGGTACAGCAAAAGAAATATTTTCAAAATCCTCTACACTTTTAAATTTACCGATAACTCTGGTTAAAGGTTCATTTTCTTCCCCAATTAAACGCCCTCCTGTTATATCCTGATTCGCTTCTTCAATTTCATCTAAAACATCTTGTAAACCAATTCCTAATGCTTGAAGGCGATCGAGATCTAGCCGTACTCCAATTTCTTCATTTACTCCCCCAGACACATCCACACTAGCCACCCCCGGCACAACGGTTAACTCTCTGGCTAATTCTTCCTCAGCAAATACTCTCAAAGGTAAAATATCTCTAGTATCAGAAGTCAAGGCAAACTCGTAAATAGGCAATTGGGAAGGCTCATATTTGAAAACCCTAGGAGTGTCAATATTTTCAGGAAGTCGGTTTGTTGCCCTATTTAATGCCGCCGTTGTATCGTTTAAGGCTTGGTCAACATTTCCCCCAACTCTAAAAAATAGATTAATACTAACTCGATTTTCTCTGGTTTGAGAAGAGACTAATTCCACTCCCTCCACTGCCGAAAAAGTTTCTTCTAAGGGTCTTGTAATCTCCTCTACTGCTATTTCTGGGGCTATTCCTTCTGTTTCAACCCTCACACCAATACGAGGATAAGTAATAGAGGGTAACAAATCCACTTGAATAGTAGTGATAAAAAATATACCAACCACCATTACCGCAAGAGTAAGCATAATTGTAGCAATGTGACGGCGGATAGATATAGCACTAATGCTAAAAGAAGATTTATTGGATGAATCCATGGGAATAATATA is a window from the Cyanobacterium sp. Dongsha4 genome containing:
- a CDS encoding efflux RND transporter permease subunit; this encodes MDSSNKSSFSISAISIRRHIATIMLTLAVMVVGIFFITTIQVDLLPSITYPRIGVRVETEGIAPEIAVEEITRPLEETFSAVEGVELVSSQTRENRVSINLFFRVGGNVDQALNDTTAALNRATNRLPENIDTPRVFKYEPSQLPIYEFALTSDTRDILPLRVFAEEELARELTVVPGVASVDVSGGVNEEIGVRLDLDRLQALGIGLQDVLDEIEEANQDITGGRLIGEENEPLTRVIGKFKSVEDFENISFAVPNSNNRVYLTEFADIIDGAQEQRIFVSLNGTPAVKISVQKQPEANTIEVVEDVKAKIEELRNGNVIPEDIVILPTLDESIFIRNSINNVITSGLIGTALAAIAVLLFLGSLRQTLIIVISIPLATLAAVIMMKVFGLTLNIFSLGGLALGVGIVVDNSIVMLETIIEGTEKLIHDPIVEEKGIYRRQILNQSVKSASEVESALVASTSTNLVAVLPFLMIGGFISLLFNELVLTISFAVAASIVVALTVVPMLTSRLLAIQFSSQIRRFFVISWFNKAFSAANNGYTATLSFLLKIRWLIVLSIFLSFGLTSWSLAQQLPQEILPSINTGQVNLFAQFPPGTTLPTNRKVMGLVDEIILEQPETEYVFTTSGGFLFSSSTSENVLRGSSNITLKPNTNIDKYISNLNQKLQELNLVDIRLRVSAGSVRGLILNNSPVRADIDVVLQGNDQQILEEAGRKVIEILDQQAKLSNFRPDADPTQPEIVIEPDLIRLANYNLNISDIADSLQTTVSGLVVSQLQKDNRLIDIRVRLNPKLVQNADSLLEVPLFTEDNSLIRLGDVATIRKGEAPSEIQRINQRQVYIIQGSLAENASLGPALTEVKKIVNEIELPQGVRILPSIAAASNDQLQSTLPILGGLAAFLVFVVMAVQYNSLVDPLVIMFTLPLALSGGIIGLYVTQTPIGATVIVGAVLLVGIVVNNAIVMVELANQIYQSQLENPDIKIPSRYTAMLQAASQRLRPILMTTITTVLGMFPLALGAGEGGEFLQPLGIVVFSGLSLATLLTLFLIPCLYLLLHQPFSFSTNPVIYKEDVIPSPTSKKALS